The sequence below is a genomic window from Cucumis melo cultivar AY chromosome 5, USDA_Cmelo_AY_1.0, whole genome shotgun sequence.
aaatatCTTTATAAAAGAGATATTTAACATTGACAATTACCTGTGGTTCCAAGCTATCGAAAGTGTTGGTGAAAATCCAATCAGCTTCATCCAAACGTGTAAATTGATCGGTTGTTAACAATTTAAGAATATCAGGATACTTGATAGGATAGGAGACGAAAGAGGGGAAGTCAGAGGGGCAAAGAGGAGGTAGGCCATCCAAAGAAATGGAGCGCTGTTTTTCCAAAGGAACACTAAGCCATCCTTTATAAACATTATAATAGATAGCATTAACAGCACAAGACTGAGTGAAGAACGCAGCACTGGAAACTCCAAATTGTTTGAGAATGTCAAGAACCCATGGCATGAAGGCATCATAAACAACACAAGCAATATTTGGATTAGAAGTAAGAAGATGAGTCAAATGGGAGCGAATGGAAGCTTGGCGACGCTCCCAAAAAGCGCGTTTAGACTCAGGGTGGTCAAGTCCTTGATAAGGCAAAAGAGGAATGTGGTGAATAGTGAGTGAAGGAGTGAGTGTTTGATATTGAGTTACTGTAGAATGGTTATTGTTGGAGGAGTTGTTTGTTAAAATGAGTGGAAGGGTTATTTTGAGGGATGGGTGATGGGCAAGAAGATGCTTGGCAAATTGGAGGAGTGGGTTTATGTGGCCTTGAGCAGGACATGGAATCACTATTACTTcaacttcttcatcttcctctaACTTACTCAAATCTTTTCTTTCCTCTTCCACACTTCTTCccattttacaatatttttctctcttctatATGTGTTTGTGTGTTTGGGATTTGTAGATTGTTTGGGCGGCTGTGGCTACCATTAATTGGACTCTCTTTTCTTTGTAAGCATATATGTGAGCTGAGCCAATACGTCATGCAACActcaacatttttttaatcaTGTTAATTCTCAGTGGatgtattatatatttttaaaataaccaATCTTGAACTGTAGTTTTGTTATgtgaaaacttttttttttgcaagtATTATTGTGCTACACCGAAGACAGTTAGAGCTGATGATATATCCTAAGTAACtctattctttttatttaatttcatgtGCCTCTTATTATATATTACTTGCTGGAAATGAGTTGTTTCTGtcttaaaaataatatttaatggATTGTGGATTGACTCAATATACTGTTGAATAAATAACTGtacaaaaaaaagttatatatcACAATACATCTATGCGAGAAAAGACTCAGCTCAGGACTCACGTGTGCTTCAACAGTAAATTATTTTATGTAAGCCTTGGGAGATATGAGGTGACTGCAACAGCTAGCTGACAATTAGAATTAGTTGGTTAATTAGGATAATTAAGATGAGTTGACAATGAGGGGAGCTTAGCTTAATTGGTTGTGTACTGCATGGAGTGAGATGGCCTACTGCAGAAAAGGAACTGTGCACTCTACCATCAACCtacaaatttataaaaatataaagacaCATGAAATTGTCAAAAGTACCCTCACCACAGATAGAACTCTTTacgggaaattgccaaaaataggttaaaaaaagagatttaaatgaattttgggacaagttttcaaaagaaagacttttaggacaatttgggtgtgaatagacaaaaatgcccttcattaaatttctatcgctctctattgattgtttcgcctacccacgttcgctttcccttctctttcgcatagaacacctgaagtaaaaaaaaaaaacatctcctttctttggcttttgaaatttcccgctctgctcttcgaagatactccgactgttcgtctgtcgtcggtcctccagtgcatttcgtcgcttctccttttcgaacctaagaatcaactttgagcgtgttctcttatttcagtgagttttatctgtaacccattttcaatatatttgctttttcttggcttgaatcatgacatcgacttcaacatcgaccgacggacccttctacaagattaatccttcccatcatttttattccctagtaagctgtttgtctcatttggaaaagacaacacataatattaaggccaaactcaaacccgatcaattagccttatttaggaaaacaaagtttgggcactttttggacctaaatattgtcttcaatgggccactcatccactacttactgttaagggaggtggaagatgaaggaaaggattctataagtttcctactagggggcgttgtttgtactttcggtaggagagagtttaacatcgtaactggactatggggtcctaaagaggactatattcagttgggtgggaacagtcgactgttggagaagtttttcaaagacaaggactgtgtttacgttagcgacttagaagatatatttttggaatacgagggtgatgacgatgatatcgtcaaattagctttagtctactttatagagatatctttgttgggaaaagataggcgaaccaaagtggacattggtttttttaagattgctgatgattggaattcatttaataattatgattggggtcggattgtttttgtacgcacgctaagtgcattgaaaagagccttggacaagcaatatgccaagggaaagaagaaatcaacacagacaaaaaaatatactatcaatggatttccgcatgcattacaggtatttgacttcttacttcttacttcaaaactttaaaaagatcgtttagttatttgaaacgatcgtttagttatttgaaacgatcgtttagttattttaaacgatcgtttagttatttaaacgatcgtttagttctttttaacgatcgtttagttatgttaaatgatcgtatagttgttttcaaacgattgtataaccacttgtttatatatctatatatatcttgtggcactttctaaacttgtttgtcaaatgtggaataggtttgggcatatgagtctataccaaccatcattggatgtggtgtagataaagtaaacgatcatgccataccacgaatgctgaggtgggtgtgccaacaatcaccaaagtcccaaactataagccaggtgtttgactcgccaatggtaagtagcaagcaatagtaacttacttaagggTTTAGTATTcgacatctttttctgtccatatagttaggtgtgctgttgggtctgtccattcagctttcttattatctggtgtcaccagatgagtatcaaaaatgtggttccaaacaatgcagtctggtttattgattccagtcttcaagaacaagtcaaaatttaatcagaatataatgatgcagtttaacttgtatacaaaaaaaaaaattaaagaataacaacttaccagaaaagaggaatgtaatattctaaaagaacgcttgcaatggtgcttgagatgcaacattttattctgcaagtgggCGAATAGCAGatccaatgtctacaaagaaaaaataaacgatcgtttaatgaatgaaaggagaggataagcgatcgcataagaaatgtacatgtgatcgtttacgtagtaagcgatcgtgtaatattaacttaacgatcgtttagttaatagaagcgatcgtttagttaatagaagcgatcgtatatcaaatataagcgatcgtttgggaagagtacttacgtctccatgtacccatgtgttttcttcaagctgtctgaaaaagtctttctttctggttgtggagactactttcctttcttcatgggttgtttttcttgattttttccattgcaagtattccttccataattttggatccactttccacatcggattatatggatctacttctctgatttccacatctgggacaggtgttgtagatactgatatgatctgagcagatgttgtgggtggattaccttgttcatcttcatgttgcacctctttatttgctattttacatagctttcttctctttattggtttttcttccacatctttatcaggcacagttactggttctttttcaaccaaagtaaatgcttcatcattttttttcatctcaacctgtttttttgttgtttcctgcaatgtaatcgtattaaacaagtaacaaactattcattcaaacgactacaaatttgttgtgtatacataccagttgagattcttcatttacaatttgtacagtttgatccattggagccaattcacaaagtgcaagaggttggctcacataTGGAACGGTAGTAATCATCTGTGGCAGGTCTGAttctttctgaatttgatgacttagactatccgatatatctcttatagtcattagcaagtctgcatccctaccgtctatgcttatatcactaccacgttcctcttgatgttccctaaacaaaatgagaagaaacatgagaataagaaaaaaaaatacaattgttaggtatttataaactagtaaacaatgaatgaaatgttaacctttgggtttcctcttgatgttcagtatgttgttcttcagtaggttgttgttgagtatgttgttcttgaacaacatactcattgtcattctgatcagtatgatcattcccttgattttcagtttgattctaacaaacaaataaaaacgaacataaaattaaaaaaataatgtattgttaaaccatcgtgtatataaaagtaaacgatcgcgtaactttgataaacgatcgtctatcgaagttaaacgatcgagtaactttgataaacgatcgtctatcaaagttatacgatcgtttatctaatgtatgatgaaaacaaattttacctggaccaatctctccagcatctgcttcatttcatacagctccaatgactgctttgtgattgtgtcatccatcctacagactatagaagtcagtgtggataaatccttacgaacttcttttatttccttcttcagtttcttgtaggattttgaatgacttcgttcttctttgtcattggacttctttgatctgaaatgtttcttcttggtgattggatgcatttcagactcctcagccactgtttgactttgttcccTTTGGGGTGAGAGTTgttctctttgtggagatgagtctgattgctccaatgatttgttgttcattgctccaatggattcatcctcctccatttgcatgttatcatcccctcgaattcgactctccatgaaagccttctcttgggttgacatcttgagtttaggttgaacaacagtctgcaatgtaattgtattattggattgtgtaattatattaaacgatgactgacaggttttacttacatttttgttgtcgaatatgttattctgcagcattttgtaagatggagcttgtgtacaattccatctcaatatccttgggattaatcccttactgtttcttgtggccaggtgctcatttgcggttgagagtacttcataagcccacacctacaacatttaaacaaatatgttaaactttgatgttcaattggaatttacttaaagtgtatgaagaaataaaaatcacctgaaaagcaaggacgtagcctttgatgttatagtatgacactgctttggaacttcgtgtcttcttcagctcgtatgcttcttttttgccttggagacttgtctttaaactgttgagcagacgagtgtagaagaaagttgaccaatcgaagcttttaaatgcttcttcatcatcaactcttcccaaaatgtccatgtcaaactgtgttttcttatccttcccgaccatcacagtttctataaagacggccaaggcgaccttcacagcatcgtcatcatttgtaaactcaaaattcttgaaaatttcctcaatttccaagcatgttattactttcttattttctgatccgaatagaagactCTGCAGTCGCTTGctatcgcaatctttctccaatggattgtttgttggccacaatccagttatgatgttgaattccttttgggtaaaacggacgttcttccctaaaaccgagaaacagattccatctgcgttaccgtcttcaggtatctgcctcagcaagaaatgatggatcaactggccgttgaataccatgttcacattcagcaatggaccaaaaattgttttttcgaacatttgcagctggtccttggtcagtttatccttaataagactgccgatcttgtgcacttggcatgacacagtggcagggaaatacttttcgctaggtacagccatcctgaaatgaatataatatattgaagacagaagtcgaacccgaaaccctaaacgcttcacaataataatataagaacacaatgatagtttttgaagacagaagttgaaacgtttgaaatataaacaaaggaaaagtgtaacgttatagtaggaaaagttcgggaaaataccttttaacgttgacgaaaactatggactgagacaaaaatggtctgagagaacaatggactgagagaaaacgaaggtgtgatcagtgcggttgtgtattgcgtagtgacgaaaaacgaaaagtgagaaggcggaacgtatatatatatcggtcgtttttaccaaaggggcaatattgtaaattcgcatactttttttgaaatgttgaatcgcggttgtaaacaattcgcgggtgtctttcgttgtttcaaaagatcgtttagtttatgtaaacgatcgtttagttttttatagtcgatcgtttagttaatttcaaacgatcgattggttgttttaaacgatcgtttagttttgttcgaccaatcgtttagttttgtttaactgatcgtttagttaatttcaaggtatcgattggttgttttaaacgatcgtttagttttgtttgaccaatcgtttagttttgtttcactgatcgtttagttgttttccaacgatcgattggttgttttaaacgatcgtttagttttgttcgaccaatcgatcgtttagttttgtttaacctatcgtttagttgttttcaaacgatcgtttggttgttcttaaccgatcgtttagttatttttaaacgatcgtttacatatttttaaacgaacatttagttatttttaaacgatcataaaaccagtgtttgtgttcttaaatgaataagtcaatcgttattttcgtcttcttcatccatttggaagcacagaaagtaagaatgttgggacaaatcattaagaaaacacatcattaacaaacattaattaattagtgtaatacttagtacattggtagggaaatttctaatcttgtatgctcgacttgtcggtatatgaaattggattggtacacgttaatctgttgtgacctatttgtttacaccgaccacacttatgcaatttcggagcttcaccaacacttggaatcctctttttcttcggtcgaccaactcttttgactacttttggaggtaaaacagtcatatgtacgtagtcttcgcttgtcttccaatctgactgattcccaactgggtagacggcctccgcatatgcagccaacaaacattcattagtgtaataattagcacataaactataaacatttatattacgaacccgtgctgcagcaatggcatgtgagcatggtagttgctcagcttgaaactccttgcaagtgcattctttagtctgaaggtttacgacctcctccttatctaaatctttgacatgaaattggtaacagtcaattgggttgaccttcattgtcaaagctccttcttgtttcttttgaataactaactctgcccatttggtcaatgtagacgtcactttaatgccttcttctcgacgctcccaaaaccaacgttgtagcaaagctcgaacattttcaaggaatgaagcaataggcaaatctctaggttctttcagtatagaattcatggactccgctatatttgttgtcatcatgttataccgtcttcctgggcagtgaacacgagaccatcgtgctattccaacatcatttaaatatttctctgaaccattaggaaatgaaagaagatgtctccacgcttcaacaaacgttgattcacgatatgttctcgatgcattataaaacaaagtagcaaccgtgtcattcttatatttatcatgcaaattttgactcaaatgttggacacaaaggccgtggaatgcagatgggaaaactgatgaaatacccttggcgaagcatgttttccgatctgtcacaaagcctagattaggcacctcccctattgcacctttcaatttttctaagaaccactgtattgagtcatctgtttctctatcaactactccaaaggctagaggatagatctgattgttaccatctaaacaaacggccactatcaactgaccccgatatttgttcttaagaaatgttccgtccatgactatgaccggtctaatgcaatttaagaatcctctaacacatgcaccaacagccataaaaagatatttaaagaaacgatcatcttcgagttccatgtgaaatattgtacctgaatttgtaaatttgagtgcttcaccatatctacgcaaaagattatatgactcttcaggagaccctcgcactcgttcatatgcattttctctggcacgccatgctttctcataactcatatttatgccatagtcttgcctcatgtcttctatgatatcacgtggtttgtatatgcgaccgggccccttgaatttggactttattaattctccaacaacccaagattttgcttgcctatggtcacgattcaaaaactcaagagaacatgaatgaactttcacatactttttaatcttgaatatatttgaatccttcagtctaaccgctcgcaatctccaaccacacttgttgtcgatgcatctaacgaaaagaacctcttttgtagacttttttactacaaactgaaaattttttttcattgccaacacacttaatctcattgacaaatctctcttgcaaaaaaatatttgtcctacatccaactcttcacttgtagagctttcttccgaccagccacttccttttgtcttcaacttccgactagaggacctgtagtcaactttaccttttcctttgcaatcttttgtaggagcatctctttgttctgggatgtcaaacaattcattgtacatctcaactgactccaatgtaaaagtatcatctattgaatgatatgactcatatgattcccatatagccgaattggtccctatcatgttatgacacaagccaccctcgacttcaccaatatcaacttcattctcatctaatctatccattccaattggaggaggatgagggtttaaattttgaacttggttgctcccagatactgaattgtaatctttgtttaacactttcatgcttcgattgcttgtaggctcaaacgataggtatagggggacctccaatggattttcactaagaatataaaacttcaaatcacggtcattgcttaactcaaatggaggagcttccttttcccctttgatctcatatatacatcttatctttatgtcaaactttgtagggtcaacttctgcaaggtcatatagttcagactgtaaatctttgtgtgttatttctttagggacaacaatgccttttaacactcctccttcatattttcttcgtccctcatcccattcaccaccgtgacgcactaaaatccgaacatgtgccatccttaaactaccttaagtacttttgtatcttaaaaaattgatttgaacttaagaacctacaaaatgcgtgcaagatgtaaagaaatgaattaggaggtgtaccaatttgattttgaaataaatagtggaagtttggaacgtgcgagatgtgtgcgagatgtgtgcgagatacgtgcgagatgtgtgcgagatacgtgcgagataaagcatgagggcctaagagagttactaaacatgcaaagaatagctctaaatggattaggaggtgtaccaagttgattttgaaataaatagtgaaagttcggaacgtgcgagatgtgtgcgagatacgtgcgagatacgtgcgagataaagcatgagggcctaagagagttactaaacatgcaaagaatagctctaaatggattaggaggtgtaccaagttgattttgaaataaatagtgaaagttcggaacgtgcgagatgtgtgcgagatacgtgcgagataaagcatgataaagcatgagggcctaagagagttactaaacatgcaaagaatagctctaaatggattaggaggtgtaccaagttgattttgaaataaatagtgaaagtttggaacgtgcgagatacgtgcgagataagtgcgagataaaaaaaaatgcgagataaaaaaaaaaaccttaattccttctattcctattgcttactcctcctctatttgatccaactaaatcctcatcctctagttcaattcatttttcactagccattgaacattgaactttctaagaacctaaaaccaaaatttgactaaactaatttacggcaaataagtccaattccaaaaaccagacaattacggatgaaaatagcaccaaataccctaacaaacatttacttacagcagataaattgaaaatcggttatacatgaaactcacctaaataagacgctcgaagttgattgaatggtccgaataggagcgacgaaatgcactggacaacgaccgacgaagggcaagcgacgaagggcaagcgacgaagggcaaacgacgatgggcaagcgacgatgggcaagtgacgatgaacaactgacgatggccggagtaggttcaggtgttctacacgaaagaaaagagaagggaaacggaactatacgcgaaagagaacgAATCGAtggtggagagaagggaaagcaacgtggaagagggaaaggaaaggaagggcatttttgtctattcacacccaaattgtcctaaaagtctttcttttgaaaacttgtcccaaaattcatttaaatctctttttttaacctatttttggcaatttcccaactCTTTACCAAAAAGTGCAAATAACCTCTTtccttctttcaaaaaaattctcTATCTTCTATGCCTACCAGTGTTGGAAACTCTCTCTTAACCAAAACCCAACTTTCTCACTTTCTCACTTTCTCACATCCTTAACCAAAACCCAactttctttcaaaataaatttcaaatcttaataaacttatttgaaaatttctttttctggTAGAGTGCACAGTTTATAACcggttttttgaaaaatataacaaaccggcaaaatagaacaaatttgaaaatgtaAAAAGCCCATAAGCCCAAAGtgagaaatacaaaaaatgacgAAGTCAACACGTGATTAATCGATCACACGCACTTGTAATTCTTCCTCTAAACGATCGCGATACATGATCGTCATATATGAAATGATACACAATCGCGTAGGTAGTATtaacacgatcatgtagttttttaaacaatagaaaaatgcttcaaatctcAATGATATTACTGGCCATGCTAAACGTTTGTGTTGACTaaggtaagcgatcgtttagatcatatatCTTACACAA
It includes:
- the LOC127149390 gene encoding uncharacterized protein LOC127149390, whose protein sequence is MWKVDPKLWKEYLQWKKSRKTTHEERKVVSTTRKKDFFRQLEENTWVHGDTLDLLFAHLQNKMLHLKHHCKRSFRILHSSFLTGINKPDCIVWNHIFDTHLVTPDNKKAEWTDPTAHLTIWTEKDVEY